The genomic window TTGATTTCAGTGTTAATGGATTCCAAGATAACAATTATGCATATACCAGACACgtcgttctctctctctctctctctctctctctctctctctctctctcttatgtaTCAGTAGGATTAAAGGGATGATAATTAATTGTTATActaatgtattataaaataattttgtcttaaaaatattcatgaaaaaagtatgatGAAACAAGCATGCAtcctgagagtattgcataagcaatgcATGTCTTCTATCTCCATTTTAAAACAAGTATTGGTTATGTGCTAAATATATAGGtctggagagagagaaagttcaatgcaatatttttttcaaagtaatatgACTGATGATTTCTGTGTTGGATGGACTGGTACAGTAGGACCTGCACGACCAAGTTCCTCTTATCTTTTCTCACCTTCCTTTATTGGAAGACTGATTGATCATGAGTGCAGCACTAACCCGATCGTAATCAGGGtcccatttaaaaaataatgtaagtACGTGTACCTGTAAATGTTCATTAAGAGCAACGAAAGTCAAACTTTATTTGAAAGGCATCATTATGAAGCTACATAGAAAGTTGCTTAACCAACACACGAAAACATGTCTGGAAAACGCAGTGGGGACAGAGGATGCGAAAAGGACTATAGCCGgcaaatcccccccccccccccccccccccgagttCCACCGGTAAGGGacttataaatcaataaataatccCGGGCCCTTCGAACATCGAGCAGTGGATCACAATATAAAAGGATGGAGTCGTTCCGCAAGTCTCATCATTATACAACCACAAATGCAAAATACTGTAGACGTACTTTTGTCCGCGTGGTATTAATTTACGCTATGAACGCGGGCACAAATTTTCCGCGGAATTTGTTCCCAGTGTACTTAAAGtgcatttttgaatgaaattttaaaattgcattacATGAATAAGGATAATTGGAAGTTACTACATTCTATACATGTAACACTTGCATATATACGTGTACCCAGTGTATATcgtttttatctatttaaactgtcaaatttgtattgagaattcacttaataaataatttaatctaaagatttgaattttctgtaaatttacttgcatgaaatCTAAACTTCTCCCCGCTTGAGATAACGGCACGTGTCAGACGACAAATAGCCCCAAGCGGGTGTGTCTTTCAATGACCCAATTAACTATACGCTAAGACCCgtgtttttactgcaatttttagatccctttgtgctctgacttttaagtgataaaactgatcaactcataatttaaacTACATGTGAAACCATGAATTGACAGTAACTATTAATTAAAGATGTGGCGTTTCACAAGACGATTTTAGCCAGCGTCGTAACATCTTGACGGCTAACTAATGACTACCGATCAGTCCACAACCGATAATTACTGTTCACAGTGAACAGTTCCTACAATTTAAGTCCAAAGTTGGACAAATTCTAGGTAATGAAAATCGCTCAGAaccaaatttaataataattattcaaatgactttttttttcattcaaagaatccgcgtaaatttttacccgcggattaaattgatattgtgattccgcggaattatgaccccgtggaaaaaaatacgtctacagtaattattttaatagcATAAGATTAGTAGCCTTAGAGGCAAAGAACGGCACAGAAAAAATCCTGCTTACTGCGATCTTTTGCTCATCTGTCTCTCTATATTATCCAAGGCATCATAATCTCGGATGCTTTTGATTCTGCCGTACAGATTATTTACACGTCTTGATGCAACATACTGATATGtagatatacatgtgtataatgaAGAGTCCGTAATATGCCTATGAATAGATGCAACTGAGAGTTGATGGTTTAATTATGATCATTTATGGAAccaaatgttacatgtatttttgtctCTGATGGAACAAACACCAGATGTGAATtaccacataaaaaaaaattcgaacaTTGTAATGTTTATTAGTCAGTAGCAATACAGCTCATAGACACATACAAAACGATtgatatattaaacatatttaattaaacGGCCGGggtcacttgaaaaaaaaaagacaagttAATAAATGGAATTTTCTGATGACAAAGGCAATCTTACATATGTGATATATTTACCTGTACATCTCACCACGAACTTTTAACTATCCAAGCAAAACGaaatgtatattgtacataACATGTATTGATCCGGTCCACTCGATCATGTTAAAACTTACTTTCAAATCTGGTAGGTCTTCGATTTTCAGCAGTTCCCCCAGTGTATATACCGAACGCATATGAAATAGTACAATTTACAATGCAAAAGGATATTTGTCTGAAGTTTACTTTGATGTTAATTCCTAAATTAACGTAACGTGAAATTAGATAGTTCTGAGAAGAATTTTCTTGAGCCAGGTAACACAGAAATCAATATTCATGTATTCAAAAGTTTCCCAATTGaggaaaatttatgaaaaattttactactgtaaatacataatttttcacATCAAGTCTGCAAATCAAATACGTGCAAAGACCTGATTGTTACTACTGTGTGTCGATGTAACCCTTTTtgtaaatacaatataattattgtttaattttgttctCAAAGTtgcattattgaaatatcaaacttattatcaaaacaaaaacgaccccctcccccccccccccaaaaaaaaaaaacaatacaaaagcaaacaaacaaaaaagctTCAAATATACAGTCAGGGATCTATCTGCAGTTTTTGACAGGCTCAACGAATTGAATTCCCGATTGAAAAAAGTCAAATTCTGACCAAGACCTATAGATTCGTTGCTAAACTTTAACTTTACGGTATTCAGGAAGTgcatgttttctttgtttatacaactatgaaggtagcgatcattagAGAAAAATATAATCTGCTACTGACTTGTGTAGGACGGAAGAGCCAATGCTTGGAACCATATTTGGGCAAGATATTAAATTACACGTATTTGGGAAGTCTGTCTTATTTAGTCTGCATGTAAATTCCGTGCTTTTTATTAGctaaagttatacatgtacggtAACGCGGACTCATGAAGCGATACATGTAAGATCGTGATTCCATATTGTCTATAGCCGTATGAACGCAATCGGATTTCTTAAGATATGTGAGAGAAAAGACTTCGTGGGTGTAAAGATATTCAGTGGATGTAAAGATAATAACTATCCCTAACCTCCAGAACTGAGTATATGTTAAAGTTTATGTTCCACTTCAAATCCCGTAGCATGAATTTGTAAAAAGCTTTTGTCGAtacatcaaaattaaaacataatacttttataaaagattttaatatcattacacaaattatatatgttttaaattgtcGGTGTATCATACATTGCAAGGTCACtcaaaacattatataaatagtgcctgtttgggagggtaacattTGCAAtcgacaccccgagaaaaccattgtcaaccgacgcgcagcggaggttgacaatggttttcgaggggcgtcgatttcaactgttatcctcccaaacaggcactatttatataatgttttgaGTGACCTTGCAATGTATGATACATCAGAAAGACATTATactgaatttcataattttaaagaaaacttaactgctttTCTATAGGAATGACTTTAATTCTACGGTGAACTGTACGCGCATCGTttacgcacatgtaacaattcgttgtgttacccgttgccaagtgttttgctatgctgagggtaatagagcGGATTAACAACTGCGTCTTAACAACTTATTACAACTATGAACAAAGCTCAATGGTCGAAACCACGAACAAACCACTCTACTCAGAAAATGATACGAATTCATTCCTTTATTATTTATAGCTGCCACGAAATAATTAACTTACCATACACATCCTTGAAAACATGATAATCAACTTCTAGTTCGCTAGCAACATTTTTgccaataaatataaaatcaatgtaaaacCACAGCAAGATGTTGTTTTAcagcaaaatttgattttacagGCGACCTTGAATGTATGTAGAAATTGATGACGAAATACAACCTTTGCGTCGTGTATTAccaatacattatataaatagtgcctgtttgggagagtaacagttgaaattgacaccccgagaaaaccattgtcaaccgacgcgaagcggaggttaacaatggttttcgaggggtatcaatttcaactgttatcctcccaaccaggcactatttattttgttatactgaatgtcttaattttaaagaaaacatcactgcttttaAATAGGAAGaacgtgaattctaaggcgaaccgtacgcgcatgattttcgcgcatgtaacaattcgtaatgttacctgttgctaagtgcgttgctaacgctgagggtaatagaacagattatgaactgcgtctaaaccaatcagatttcagtatttaacatgaaagtataacaaaaaaaattactaacTTTTTGGGGGCTACTTATAATCATATAGTGCAATCCAATTCGACATTTATCGATAAAACAATGTGCGTGGATAATCCTCAAATAAAAACGTTTTTCACGTGTAACCGAGATCCTTCATATAAGAGCCACACACCTCTTTAATCTCGTCTAAATGAGttctattaaatatttttttccaagaaTGCACATGCGCAGAAGAATTAGCTCTTACTGCACAAGTGGGACAATCATCTGGTACCCCTGCTCTAGTTAAATGATGCACATGCGCATTGACTTCTGACGTATAAGTAAGTCCTAACGAGTTATAcagccattttgacgtcttGAAAGGATGAAGCGCCAACGTTTCGTAATATAATCGGAAAATTCTGCCATATGTTTTATTGAGTCTGGTTTCAAAGTAGAGATTCCATGCCAAGCGATTACACAATTTTGTGAAACCATGGCGTAGGTTTTCAAACATGTTATCACCGagtttatctgaaaaaaaaataaacgatggtttaaaacttcatttttttttttagagttatctttctttgagCCTAATTTGAAGCtgtttaaagagacagtacagcgcatcttatcaaaaaaccgacttgaaaaatttttccgatcgggttcggtatttttgtactactcatgaatatataaactttcagaaaattacaaagttcttcatgcaataaatctaattatttcattaaaattaataattacgtataacctatcacataaatacatcgcaacgtgttcggggttcagccttttatactattacgcatgcgtatttactgtaaacaaaacacatgcagggctcgcgaagaatctcctggacaggtttgttgataaaaatatgtcttttctacttctcataggtaataactgttcaaagtttttaaaataaccacaattattatttggTAAGCATGTATAtttcgtgtttatcataggagttgctacaacctaaatctatttttataaatgaggccccttgaggggttatttgacacatttatgtctattcattttaaaatgaatcacTTTGGTAAACCATTTATGAATTATCGAGTAAGTAAGAATGTGTTTCAATTAGAGAATCGCTTTAACCTCGTTTTTCATGATGACCGTAGTaggacgaagatcttgtagttttcagcacgtgtcaattactgtcaatcaaagtccacgtggtacaaataaacgatataagattattcaggtttgtacgacccttgaatttccggaagctcataattacgttaattaagtaTGTGTAAGGGGttttcatgtatttcaacttttacaataaacattatttcttatttcctaactatacaataggtaaatctgaagttctTCAgacatgtgttttcagctgtactgtctctttaataaTGTTTGCTTATTTCTTTAATCAGTGTGTTAGAATTTTGATGTTATCTTTAAATAAAGTATAGTGACCTCTGGATACTTGAATAGCTCGTGGATCTCTGACTAAATGGACCACCATTAATCGGGGGAATTTCTTGAGCAATATTTCCATCCAATCCATTGACAAACGCACAACTTTGAAAATTCTGAACGTagaattttcacaattttcctTCCAAATAGGCATACATTTTCTAACGGCATCCAGAAGCGTGGTCCTGCGTTTGGTTAAGTTAACACAGGTAATGTAAGGTATGCTTCTGCGACTGTAGAAGAGAAATCCATGGGACGCTGTGTCGATATCGAGGCTCCAGAAGTCACACGTGATCAGAGATGTCAGGATGTTGACGGACATTTTATTGAAGTCGTAAGCCCCCACAGATCTATAAAATTGATAGATaagtttaacatttaaaaagtgaacACATCTTCTTtctagtaatacatgtactaagacATTTTCTCTTCTCTGTATGCAATCTGTAGTCTTAAAAGTAACATAATTAAATGTACTAAACTCTGTTGCTACAGGTAACATCACAAACTACAATCACATATCCAATATCCTATCACGTGACATAATGACTTACTTGAACACCCTTGACtgaaaatgcattgaaaataTGCTGCATGTACCATGAAGCCTGAAAACTGACCACGTGACCGTTCATCCTCGTTTGCCAGGATGACAAATGAATACAAGCAATAAGAAATGTAAACAGAACCATTCTATATAAATAATACTATGTcagatatctacatgtacatatatttacattatccagtgtctttgcctgtgataacaccacgtatcgattttgtactatataaataaatttctgtaagttgtattttttaCGGACTACTTCTTTTAGCGCAGTTATACAAGTAGTTGTTTGGCTGTAGTATATATAGAACCGATCAGGTATAGACAGGT from Magallana gigas chromosome 9, xbMagGiga1.1, whole genome shotgun sequence includes these protein-coding regions:
- the LOC105319013 gene encoding carbohydrate sulfotransferase 1 isoform X1, giving the protein MPLKFSVKVALIAVGLTLFIVDLILIKSLSIAQHLLEKSVQTENSINSKTAHQLQSPSANSEIRPIIILSTFRSGSTLTGDILQQAQGSFYLYEPLNPLNYLMYGVKNATRLQLVNGSTRSVGAYDFNKMSVNILTSLITCDFWSLDIDTASHGFLFYSRRSIPYITCVNLTKRRTTLLDAVRKCMPIWKENCENSTFRIFKVVRLSMDWMEILLKKFPRLMVVHLVRDPRAIQVSRDKLGDNMFENLRHGFTKLCNRLAWNLYFETRLNKTYGRIFRLYYETLALHPFKTSKWLYNSLGLTYTSEVNAHVHHLTRAGVPDDCPTCAVRANSSAHVHSWKKIFNRTHLDEIKEVCGSYMKDLGYT
- the LOC105319013 gene encoding carbohydrate sulfotransferase 1 isoform X2 — translated: MIAWRSTLSVYGCCVGCSEEAMRTQNGLSIAQHLLEKSVQTENSINSKTAHQLQSPSANSEIRPIIILSTFRSGSTLTGDILQQAQGSFYLYEPLNPLNYLMYGVKNATRLQLVNGSTRSVGAYDFNKMSVNILTSLITCDFWSLDIDTASHGFLFYSRRSIPYITCVNLTKRRTTLLDAVRKCMPIWKENCENSTFRIFKVVRLSMDWMEILLKKFPRLMVVHLVRDPRAIQVSRDKLGDNMFENLRHGFTKLCNRLAWNLYFETRLNKTYGRIFRLYYETLALHPFKTSKWLYNSLGLTYTSEVNAHVHHLTRAGVPDDCPTCAVRANSSAHVHSWKKIFNRTHLDEIKEVCGSYMKDLGYT